The DNA sequence GCTGGCCGCCGGAAGCGTCAACAAGCTGCTGCCGATCCCCGGCCTGACCGAACACGCGCACGGCTTCCGGGGCATTCCCGAGGCCCTCTACCTGCGCGACCACCTGACCCGGCAGGTCGAACTCGCGGCCCAGGCGACCGACGCGGGCGAACGCGACGCCCGCCGCACCTTCGTCGTCGTCGGCGCCGGCTACACCGGCACCGAGGTCGCCGGCAACGGCATCCTCTACACCGACGCGCTCGCCCGGCGGCTGCCCGGCCTCGCCGGCAGCCCGCCCCGGTGGATGCTGCTCGATGTCGCCGACCGGGTCCTGCCCGAACTCGACGAACGGATGTCCCGGACCGCCGACCGGGTGCTGCGGCAACGCGGCGTCGACGTGCGGATGGGTACGTCGGTCGCCGAGGCCACCCACGACGGCGTACGGCTCACCGACGGCGGGTTCGTCCCGACGTGCTCGCTGATCTGGTGCGTCGGCGTACGCCCGGACCCGCTGGTCGCCGACCTCGGCGTGCCGACGACCAAGGGCCGGCTCGTCGTCGACGAGTACCTCAACGTCCCCGGCCACCCCGAGGTGTACGCCTGCGGCGACGCCGCCGCCGTACCGGACCTGACCCGGCCCGGCGAGATCACCACGATGACCGCCCAGCACGCCGTACGGCAGGGCCGGCTCGCCGCCGACAACATCGCCGCCTCGTACGGGCGGGGGGCGCGGCGCCCGTACAAGCACCACGACCTCGGCTTCGTCGTCGACCTCGGCGGTGCCCAGGCGGCCGGCAACCCGCTCGGGGTGCCGCTGTCCGGGCCGGTCGCCAAGGTGGTGACCCGGGGCTACCACCTGGCGTCGATGCCGGGGAACCGGATCCGGGTCCTCGCCGACTGGATGCTCGGCGCGGTCCTGCCCCGGCAGGGCGTGCAGCTCGGCCTGGTGCCGCCCCAGGCGGTCCCGCTGGACAGCGCCTCCCCGGAACTGATGCACACCGCCCGCTGAGGCGCCCCGCCGCACGCCGCACCGGGCTACGCGTTGATCAAGGAGAAGTTGAGCGACGAACCGCCCGGAACGGGCACGCCTTCTCCTTGATCAACGCGCCGGGGCGCCAGCCCGCGCCGTGCGTCCTGGAGCGGATCAGCGCCCTGAGCCGCCCAGACCCTTGTCGAGGCCGGCGCGGCGCAGGGCGTCGGCGAGCGCGCCGCCGCCGGTGAAGCCGCCGGACGTACCCCGGCCGCCGGAACCGCTCCGACCGCCCTGCCGCGACTGCCCGTCGCGCTGACCGCCGCCCCGCTGGCCGCCGTCGCGGGGCGCCCCACCCCGCTGGCCGCCGTCGCGGCGGCCGCCGGCCGGCCGCTGGTCGCCGCGTCCGGCGGTCACGTCGTCGTCGAGCCGCAGCGTCAGCCCGATCCGCTTGCGCGCGATGTCCACGTCGACGACCTTGACCCGGACGATGTCGCCGGGCTTGACCACGTCGCGCGGGTCCTTGACGAAGGTGTTCGACATCGCCGAGACGTGCACCAGGCCGTCCTGGTGCACGCCGACGTCGACGAACGCGCCGAACGCGGCCACGTTGGTGACGACACCCTCCAGCAGCATGCCGGGCGTCAGGTCGGAGATCTTCTCCACACCCTCGGCGAACGTCGCCATCTTGAACGCCGGCCGCGGGTCACGCCCC is a window from the Polymorphospora rubra genome containing:
- a CDS encoding NAD(P)/FAD-dependent oxidoreductase, encoding MRPRIVIIGAGFAGYHAARRLSRLARGAAEIVLVNPHDYFLYLPLLPEVAAGVLEPRRITVSLVDTLPGVRLVLGEAEHIDLGRRCVTYGGPAGGPREMSYDRLVLAAGSVNKLLPIPGLTEHAHGFRGIPEALYLRDHLTRQVELAAQATDAGERDARRTFVVVGAGYTGTEVAGNGILYTDALARRLPGLAGSPPRWMLLDVADRVLPELDERMSRTADRVLRQRGVDVRMGTSVAEATHDGVRLTDGGFVPTCSLIWCVGVRPDPLVADLGVPTTKGRLVVDEYLNVPGHPEVYACGDAAAVPDLTRPGEITTMTAQHAVRQGRLAADNIAASYGRGARRPYKHHDLGFVVDLGGAQAAGNPLGVPLSGPVAKVVTRGYHLASMPGNRIRVLADWMLGAVLPRQGVQLGLVPPQAVPLDSASPELMHTAR